One Sulfolobus sp. S-194 DNA segment encodes these proteins:
- a CDS encoding EVE domain-containing protein, protein MYWLIPVQEDFWETVVKTNLFGFHKESVEKYIKPGDFIIFYVGKYYAKKYGGKFVGIFKVISDWFYDETVVFPNEKLVGKAIEVYRIKLDPIIIGECPSKDIIWNLSFIEDKFQFSKYLRNVPANLKRPIPEEDAKKIEECLKASVI, encoded by the coding sequence ATGTACTGGCTAATTCCAGTGCAAGAAGATTTTTGGGAGACAGTAGTAAAAACAAACCTCTTTGGTTTTCATAAAGAATCTGTTGAGAAATACATCAAACCAGGTGATTTTATAATATTCTACGTGGGTAAATATTATGCTAAAAAATATGGAGGTAAATTCGTAGGAATATTTAAAGTAATTTCGGATTGGTTTTATGATGAAACAGTAGTTTTCCCAAATGAGAAACTTGTAGGTAAAGCTATTGAAGTTTATAGAATAAAACTAGATCCAATAATTATAGGCGAATGCCCTTCTAAAGACATTATCTGGAATCTTTCATTCATAGAAGATAAATTTCAATTTTCTAAGTATTTAAGGAATGTTCCAGCAAACTTGAAAAGGCCTATCCCAGAAGAAGATGCTAAAAAAATTGAGGAATGCTTAAAAGCCTCCGTAATTTAA
- a CDS encoding DUF1614 domain-containing protein, with translation MAKRVLILTPFRGIYAIGYAFLGLIIFIISIGYFSSLLKIVGVNEVISYFLAVELALLSLILSPVNIVVKEINRPALAPEVDVVYVFGIPIYVPRLSYQLRKTLVAVNVGGAIIPSLLSITLIFLAFHGFSMILLIIDIILLSIICNVFSKVITGVGVVMNPLVAPLFSALISYVFFFKISYLVPVSAYVSSVLGSLIGADLFNLKRIIDSSPQIVSIGGMGTFDGIFMSGLFAVMLAEILILV, from the coding sequence GTGGCTAAAAGAGTTCTAATACTAACTCCTTTTAGGGGAATTTACGCTATAGGTTATGCATTTTTAGGCTTAATAATATTCATTATCTCTATAGGATATTTTTCAAGTTTGCTTAAAATAGTTGGAGTTAATGAAGTAATAAGTTATTTTTTAGCAGTAGAACTGGCTCTACTAAGTTTAATCCTTAGTCCAGTTAATATTGTTGTGAAAGAAATAAATAGACCAGCATTAGCTCCAGAGGTTGATGTAGTATATGTCTTTGGAATTCCTATTTACGTGCCTAGACTCTCTTATCAGTTAAGAAAGACATTAGTTGCTGTTAATGTTGGAGGAGCTATTATTCCTTCATTATTATCAATAACTCTAATATTTTTAGCCTTTCATGGTTTTTCCATGATTTTACTTATTATAGATATAATTTTATTGAGCATTATATGTAACGTATTCTCAAAAGTGATTACAGGGGTAGGAGTTGTGATGAATCCTTTAGTAGCACCTTTATTCTCAGCATTAATAAGCTATGTCTTTTTCTTTAAAATAAGTTATCTAGTACCAGTGTCAGCTTACGTAAGTAGTGTTTTAGGTTCACTTATTGGTGCAGACTTATTTAATTTAAAGAGAATAATTGATTCAAGCCCACAAATAGTTAGTATAGGAGGAATGGGAACATTTGATGGGATATTTATGTCAGGTTTATTCGCTGTTATGTTAGCTGAAATCCTTATTCTTGTTTAA
- a CDS encoding NTP transferase domain-containing protein, giving the protein MKVIIMAGGKGTRLSPLKPLIDLCGYPMFYWVYRSLLNFTDEIYLAITRYNPLIFSSFKKVITDGKGYENDVIQAISKVGLPVIIAPADTPFIPEEAIYKLYSCKKSICTLVTKSGYVGISLWNKLKLNDYEDVYYEEEIINVNTLSDYITVKNLCKTIEYS; this is encoded by the coding sequence TTGAAAGTAATTATTATGGCTGGAGGAAAAGGGACTAGACTATCACCGTTAAAACCATTGATTGACTTGTGCGGTTATCCAATGTTCTATTGGGTTTATAGATCCTTACTTAACTTCACTGATGAGATTTATTTAGCCATAACAAGATATAACCCTCTTATATTTTCCTCTTTTAAGAAAGTTATTACAGACGGTAAAGGTTATGAGAATGATGTTATTCAAGCTATAAGCAAAGTTGGTCTACCAGTAATTATTGCTCCTGCGGATACTCCTTTCATACCAGAAGAAGCAATATATAAGCTCTATTCATGTAAGAAATCTATATGTACTCTCGTCACTAAATCTGGTTATGTAGGAATTAGCTTATGGAATAAATTAAAGCTTAATGATTATGAGGATGTTTACTATGAAGAAGAAATAATTAATGTAAATACTTTATCAGACTACATTACTGTTAAAAATTTATGCAAGACAATAGAATATAGCTAG
- a CDS encoding AIR synthase family protein has product MFFGKIPVRDFLNKIKTGNCEVCPEIGEDDAFIRSEGNYLVIHSDPITEAGKDAGFLSITVACNDVNMKGVPCKWVLTTVLLTKRENLDVIIDGINEACNLIGCSVVGGHTEVTRGLQQDIVVTTAFSFSDKIMKLSDGKVGDYIGVFGFAGIEGTWILANEFENELAKRGVKHEIIERAKKLKYSIPVQEKALKAKDDVIAMHDATEGGIYQALLEVAKATRKKVFIFRDPPILQETLEITKALNINPYTLISSGAFIVITRNPQKIEELGGTIIGKIVEGEDVLEVKGDKVYKEDFEEELVKFESNYYGWRKRD; this is encoded by the coding sequence ATGTTTTTTGGAAAAATTCCAGTAAGAGATTTTCTGAATAAAATAAAGACAGGAAATTGTGAGGTTTGTCCAGAAATAGGAGAAGATGACGCATTCATAAGGAGTGAAGGAAATTATTTAGTTATTCATTCAGACCCAATTACTGAAGCGGGGAAAGATGCTGGGTTTTTATCAATAACAGTTGCATGTAACGATGTTAACATGAAAGGCGTTCCATGTAAATGGGTTTTGACTACGGTTCTTCTTACAAAAAGGGAAAATCTGGATGTAATAATTGATGGAATTAATGAGGCATGTAATTTAATTGGATGTTCAGTAGTAGGTGGACATACTGAGGTTACAAGGGGTTTACAACAAGATATTGTAGTTACAACTGCATTTTCGTTTAGTGATAAAATAATGAAACTTTCTGATGGTAAAGTTGGAGATTATATAGGAGTTTTTGGTTTTGCTGGTATTGAAGGGACTTGGATATTAGCTAATGAATTTGAAAATGAATTGGCTAAAAGGGGAGTTAAACACGAGATAATAGAGAGAGCCAAAAAACTAAAATATTCCATTCCAGTTCAAGAAAAAGCATTGAAAGCTAAGGATGATGTAATAGCTATGCACGATGCTACTGAAGGAGGAATATATCAAGCATTATTAGAGGTTGCAAAGGCTACTAGGAAAAAAGTGTTTATCTTTAGAGATCCTCCAATTTTACAAGAAACTTTAGAGATTACTAAAGCTTTGAATATTAACCCTTACACGCTAATTTCATCTGGAGCATTCATTGTAATAACAAGAAATCCACAAAAAATTGAAGAGCTAGGAGGGACAATCATAGGTAAGATAGTAGAAGGGGAAGATGTCTTAGAAGTAAAAGGAGATAAGGTATATAAGGAAGATTTCGAGGAGGAATTGGTCAAGTTTGAAAGTAATTATTATGGCTGGAGGAAAAGGGACTAG
- a CDS encoding ABC transporter ATP-binding protein has translation MHIIEVEDLWKIYKNGIEALRGISFTVDEGEIFSFLGPNGAGKTTTIKILSCVLKPSKGKVVVNGFSSPKECEKIRKIITTVPQEFQGFSDLTVRENIEYFAKLYDTTDKIDEIIQKLNLKEHERKRFKELSGGLKRKVAIACGLVGNPKVIFLDEPTVGLDPKSRRNLWELIKSLKDMKITVFLATHYLEEAERLADRVGVLYKGKIVRISTPSELMNEFKKENLEEAYLALMEEMKSEEE, from the coding sequence ATGCATATTATTGAAGTTGAGGACCTTTGGAAGATTTATAAGAATGGCATTGAAGCTTTACGCGGTATTTCCTTCACTGTTGATGAGGGAGAAATTTTCTCATTTCTAGGTCCTAACGGAGCTGGAAAAACTACGACGATAAAAATCCTTTCTTGTGTGTTAAAACCTTCTAAAGGTAAAGTGGTAGTTAATGGTTTTTCTTCACCTAAAGAATGCGAAAAAATTAGGAAAATTATAACTACTGTTCCTCAAGAATTTCAAGGTTTTTCTGATCTTACAGTAAGAGAAAATATTGAATACTTTGCAAAGCTTTATGATACAACAGATAAGATAGATGAAATTATACAGAAACTAAATTTGAAAGAACATGAAAGGAAAAGATTTAAGGAATTATCTGGTGGTTTGAAGAGAAAAGTTGCCATAGCATGCGGTCTTGTTGGTAATCCGAAAGTAATATTTCTTGATGAACCTACAGTAGGATTGGATCCCAAATCTAGAAGAAATTTATGGGAATTAATTAAATCATTAAAAGATATGAAAATAACTGTTTTTTTGGCAACTCATTACTTAGAAGAGGCAGAAAGATTAGCAGATAGAGTTGGTGTACTATATAAGGGTAAGATCGTTAGGATTTCAACACCATCAGAGTTAATGAATGAGTTTAAGAAAGAGAATTTAGAAGAGGCCTACTTGGCATTAATGGAAGAAATGAAAAGTGAGGAAGAATGA
- a CDS encoding ABC transporter permease, with the protein MKKIIPTTVAIIKDNLRSPITVFFILFFPLVLATIFSLISVVPQPHIVVYVNGENDSEIALYLNQSKLFIGIVGGNPQLVKLNQQVMFYNSTSKKLYYNQLEANYVPVLETYLLSIHQKYLLSSYELITRNTPEAYEISGVIGVISLSNGILGITGVGSGYYRDKLIERLASSPLKDYEWVISLMLYEVLITIMSTIVVIVFGIIIGFLPIISLSFLGILALSTLMFSGLGAIIFGLSPKDKIAISNTVATVIVFPLMFISNAFFYVNEFPPFFRVFVSYQPVSIVNDMVRDILIYDKLPSLTTFFIIILLSVVFIGIGSRLLKLRE; encoded by the coding sequence ATGAAAAAAATTATACCAACAACTGTAGCAATAATAAAAGATAATTTGAGAAGTCCTATTACCGTTTTCTTTATTCTATTTTTCCCTTTAGTGTTAGCTACAATTTTCTCTTTAATATCAGTGGTTCCTCAACCACATATAGTAGTTTATGTTAATGGTGAAAACGATAGTGAGATTGCCTTATATTTAAATCAAAGTAAATTATTTATAGGCATTGTAGGAGGTAATCCTCAACTAGTAAAGCTTAATCAACAAGTTATGTTTTATAATTCTACAAGTAAAAAGCTCTATTATAATCAACTTGAAGCTAATTATGTTCCTGTCCTTGAGACGTATTTATTATCTATTCATCAAAAATATCTTCTTTCCTCGTATGAATTAATAACAAGAAACACTCCAGAGGCTTATGAAATTTCTGGAGTTATTGGTGTTATATCTCTGTCTAATGGTATTTTGGGTATTACAGGCGTAGGAAGTGGTTACTATAGGGATAAGCTCATTGAAAGATTAGCTTCTTCGCCACTTAAAGATTATGAATGGGTAATTTCTTTAATGTTATACGAGGTTCTAATTACAATAATGTCCACTATAGTGGTCATTGTATTTGGTATAATTATTGGTTTTCTGCCAATTATTAGCTTATCATTTCTTGGCATTCTTGCTCTATCAACATTGATGTTCTCTGGCCTTGGTGCAATAATTTTTGGTCTATCACCAAAGGATAAAATAGCTATTTCTAATACAGTAGCTACAGTTATAGTTTTCCCACTCATGTTTATTAGCAATGCGTTCTTTTATGTTAATGAATTTCCACCATTTTTCAGAGTATTTGTTAGTTATCAGCCAGTATCTATAGTTAATGATATGGTTAGGGATATTCTTATTTATGATAAATTGCCAAGTCTCACAACATTCTTTATTATTATCCTTTTATCTGTAGTATTTATAGGAATAGGGAGTAGGTTGTTAAAACTTAGAGAATAG
- a CDS encoding enoyl-CoA hydratase/isomerase family protein: MTKVLVQKESDIAKILISNEEGKYNLVNIKFMHNFIDSLRMLDSNKEVRFVIIRGINNFGAGADIGELRRASDNREYATNFFSTMFEMFRTLLNLSKITIVNVEGIAYGASMEILLATDFVIASKNSKFAVPGGKIGVFPPVMLTLGKYRLGWNNVLKMAFLGRELNAEEARQIGLVYEITENFEETNTNLIRELKQIAPSSLSMMRKILFTENEKELEKAFQELIDQVLTEDARTGVISFLTKTKPKWAIL; this comes from the coding sequence ATGACTAAAGTACTTGTTCAAAAAGAGTCGGATATAGCTAAAATACTAATAAGTAATGAAGAAGGGAAATACAATCTAGTGAATATAAAGTTCATGCATAATTTTATAGATTCTCTGAGAATGTTGGATTCAAATAAGGAAGTTAGATTCGTGATAATAAGGGGAATAAATAATTTTGGTGCGGGAGCTGATATAGGTGAATTAAGAAGGGCTTCAGACAATAGAGAATATGCAACAAATTTCTTTTCAACAATGTTCGAAATGTTTCGAACGTTGCTTAATTTATCCAAAATTACAATAGTAAATGTTGAAGGTATAGCTTATGGTGCATCAATGGAAATCCTATTAGCAACTGATTTTGTTATTGCATCAAAAAATTCAAAATTCGCAGTCCCTGGTGGAAAAATAGGAGTATTTCCACCAGTAATGCTTACACTAGGAAAATATAGACTTGGATGGAATAATGTGTTAAAAATGGCTTTTTTAGGAAGAGAATTGAATGCCGAAGAAGCAAGACAAATAGGCTTAGTTTATGAAATAACCGAAAATTTTGAAGAAACAAATACTAACTTAATTAGAGAGCTTAAACAAATAGCACCTTCGTCTTTATCCATGATGAGGAAAATTCTGTTCACAGAAAATGAAAAAGAGCTAGAAAAGGCTTTCCAAGAACTAATTGACCAAGTATTAACAGAAGACGCTAGGACAGGAGTTATATCGTTCTTAACAAAAACTAAACCTAAATGGGCTATTCTCTAA
- a CDS encoding cbb3-type cytochrome c oxidase subunit I yields MSASDFVRGLGKAIVLGLYFGTNFALAKISNFVKDIFQLDKDWVTRISMGMVVLSLIWGILGIVDALMVRIQEASWGLAQTLPLTVQEYEASITLHGMRDLFGFAQQLILAVFIYFTFKMLNVQPRLKWMFNLGFVLFNISFMLFEGPIIITPQTGFDNYFSATGWYYLAPIGVNGYSLYVVSPLWYIGWILLEIGIYLMTGWYVYHFYLASRNLKEKLPIFLVFGLVVGILILESYSGSFITALWDLLAFYHIVGYNIIADQISFVTLWHGIVYIAWFPAVAALYLLIPMLANKPLYSDKLARVSALLYLIFATGPLGIHHLYMVDLPVPVKIVTEVLTDGIIVPSMMTFFNLWATVKGANIQWNILAALTTMSFAGSVYAGVMGISNSVIAYDAIVHEGMYVVAHFHAFILFSIVPAGFAALYLMVPMMTKRMWYSSKLAWIHFWGYTIGVIMVILGFSYLGVTGLIRKEMIYPISSTFVTGQLITTIGAIIADLATVGWLINLVLTIVKGRVVETEGLSLGELTTSIAMALNGSDDIFINGITKGIVIVKSELHHLIEKRFIKQ; encoded by the coding sequence ATGAGTGCCTCTGATTTTGTTAGGGGGCTAGGAAAGGCTATAGTTCTCGGATTATATTTTGGAACAAACTTCGCATTAGCTAAAATATCTAATTTTGTTAAAGATATTTTCCAGCTTGATAAGGACTGGGTTACTAGAATCAGTATGGGCATGGTAGTCTTAAGCCTTATATGGGGAATTTTAGGAATTGTTGACGCTTTAATGGTAAGGATCCAGGAAGCTTCATGGGGACTAGCTCAAACATTACCTCTAACAGTTCAAGAATATGAAGCCTCAATAACACTTCACGGTATGAGAGACTTATTTGGATTTGCACAACAACTTATACTTGCTGTATTTATTTACTTCACATTCAAAATGCTTAATGTTCAGCCTAGATTAAAATGGATGTTTAATTTAGGCTTTGTACTATTTAACATCTCCTTCATGCTTTTTGAAGGACCAATAATTATAACCCCGCAAACTGGTTTTGACAACTATTTCTCTGCAACTGGTTGGTATTATTTGGCACCAATAGGTGTTAATGGTTATTCATTATATGTAGTTTCTCCATTATGGTACATTGGCTGGATATTATTAGAAATTGGAATATATTTAATGACCGGCTGGTATGTTTACCATTTCTATCTAGCTTCAAGGAATTTGAAAGAGAAATTACCAATCTTCTTAGTTTTTGGCCTTGTAGTTGGTATTCTCATACTAGAAAGCTACTCTGGTTCATTTATAACTGCTTTATGGGATTTATTAGCTTTCTATCATATAGTGGGATATAATATTATTGCAGATCAAATATCTTTTGTGACTTTGTGGCATGGAATTGTTTATATTGCTTGGTTCCCAGCTGTAGCTGCACTTTACTTGCTAATACCTATGCTTGCGAATAAACCCCTTTATAGTGACAAACTGGCTAGAGTTTCAGCACTTCTATATTTAATATTTGCAACAGGTCCTCTAGGAATTCATCACTTATATATGGTTGATTTGCCAGTTCCAGTAAAGATAGTAACTGAAGTACTAACGGATGGTATTATTGTTCCATCTATGATGACATTCTTTAACTTGTGGGCTACAGTAAAAGGCGCAAATATACAATGGAATATCCTTGCTGCTCTAACTACAATGTCTTTTGCTGGATCCGTATACGCTGGTGTTATGGGTATTTCAAACTCAGTCATAGCTTATGATGCTATAGTTCATGAGGGAATGTATGTTGTAGCACACTTCCATGCATTTATATTATTCTCAATTGTTCCAGCAGGATTTGCAGCACTATACTTAATGGTACCTATGATGACAAAAAGAATGTGGTATTCTTCAAAATTAGCATGGATTCATTTCTGGGGATACACAATTGGTGTAATTATGGTTATTTTAGGGTTCTCATATCTAGGAGTTACTGGTTTAATAAGAAAGGAGATGATTTATCCAATTTCATCAACGTTTGTTACCGGGCAATTAATTACAACTATTGGTGCAATTATTGCAGATCTTGCAACTGTTGGTTGGTTAATTAATTTAGTTTTAACGATAGTCAAGGGAAGAGTAGTTGAGACTGAAGGCTTAAGTTTAGGAGAACTGACAACAAGTATTGCTATGGCACTAAATGGAAGTGACGATATATTCATTAACGGGATAACAAAGGGTATAGTAATAGTAAAAAGCGAGCTTCATCATTTGATAGAAAAAAGATTTATAAAGCAATAA
- a CDS encoding Rdx family protein, with amino-acid sequence MHSVKIVYCRPCGYLDRAINLAKDILAYFENIEVTLEQGKNGIFDIYLDGELIFSRYQEKRFPEHEEILKQIGKKVIAL; translated from the coding sequence ATGCACTCCGTAAAGATAGTTTACTGTAGACCTTGTGGATATTTAGATAGAGCTATAAATTTAGCTAAAGATATACTCGCTTATTTCGAGAACATAGAAGTCACGTTAGAGCAAGGCAAAAATGGAATATTCGATATATATTTAGATGGAGAACTAATTTTTTCTAGATATCAAGAGAAAAGATTTCCAGAACATGAAGAAATATTAAAACAAATAGGAAAAAAAGTTATTGCTTTATAA
- a CDS encoding rhodanese-like domain-containing protein translates to MEVNEQYVSPFYPHIIDVFPSVVRKLWKKKQVLLLDIRTPMEYEDHHIPGALLVPLDYLDILLHKIQHKEVAVICEHGNRARYATYGMPELWKGKKVYYMISGMAGWMQMGYEVTSGMDENGKLWEKWLEELQ, encoded by the coding sequence ATGGAAGTAAACGAACAATATGTATCACCATTTTATCCTCATATAATAGATGTATTTCCTTCAGTTGTAAGAAAACTATGGAAGAAAAAACAAGTTTTACTGCTAGATATAAGAACACCAATGGAATACGAGGATCATCACATACCTGGAGCCCTTCTAGTACCATTAGACTACTTAGATATTCTCCTTCATAAGATACAGCACAAAGAAGTTGCAGTAATTTGTGAACACGGGAATAGGGCTAGATATGCAACATATGGTATGCCAGAGTTATGGAAAGGTAAAAAAGTTTATTACATGATTAGCGGAATGGCAGGATGGATGCAAATGGGCTATGAAGTTACATCTGGCATGGACGAAAACGGTAAACTATGGGAAAAATGGTTAGAAGAACTTCAGTAA
- a CDS encoding sulfurtransferase TusA family protein, protein MSQLKIYKELDLTSSSCAGPIGELSGVLEEIKEGEAIKVILGDEATKKDVEAFVKKKGYKIVQSTQDGKNFVLLITR, encoded by the coding sequence ATGAGTCAACTCAAAATATATAAAGAACTTGATCTAACAAGCTCTTCATGTGCTGGTCCTATAGGAGAACTTTCTGGTGTACTAGAAGAAATTAAAGAGGGAGAAGCTATTAAAGTAATTTTAGGAGATGAGGCAACTAAAAAAGATGTTGAAGCTTTTGTAAAGAAGAAGGGGTATAAGATAGTTCAATCCACACAAGATGGAAAGAATTTTGTACTCTTAATTACCAGGTGA
- a CDS encoding FAD/NAD(P)-binding oxidoreductase: MKRVIIAGGNIAGTIVANRLAKKLDEELDKGEVEIVVLNNTDEHVYLPGQLLVAYGLENPIELKRKESELLDPRIKFLHGQKGTISKIDVANHSVVTADGLSHSYDYLVITTGVEYTWDEVPGYRSAALSPYEFDGALKMREALEKFQGGTVVVNVAKLPHRCPVAPLEVTLILDDYLRKRGIRDKTKIIYTYPTQGVFGRPITNKFMLKLFEERGIEVHSPFNVTKVDPNEKIIESQEGGKIKFDLLLGVPPNMGAKVIEDSGIGDRRRWVPTDKFTLRMKDQSNVYVMGDATDLPVSKAGSTADFESYIVAHNIANDIKGNMGIKHYGGDVLCYIATGTDTATYIRFSYTMNENPPPPSYVHWWGKIGYNKLYWTVTAKAVV; this comes from the coding sequence ATGAAGAGAGTTATTATTGCTGGAGGAAATATAGCTGGTACAATTGTTGCAAATAGATTGGCTAAAAAGCTAGATGAAGAATTAGATAAGGGAGAAGTAGAAATAGTGGTTCTCAATAATACTGATGAACATGTTTACCTACCCGGTCAATTATTAGTTGCTTATGGTTTAGAGAATCCAATAGAATTAAAAAGAAAAGAGAGTGAACTATTAGATCCTAGAATCAAATTCCTACATGGGCAGAAGGGTACGATTAGCAAAATAGATGTTGCAAACCACTCTGTTGTAACAGCTGATGGTTTATCTCATTCATACGATTATTTAGTTATAACTACTGGTGTTGAATATACCTGGGATGAGGTTCCAGGTTATAGATCCGCAGCACTCTCTCCATATGAGTTTGACGGAGCATTAAAGATGAGAGAAGCATTAGAAAAATTCCAAGGAGGTACTGTGGTAGTTAATGTAGCTAAATTGCCTCATAGATGTCCAGTTGCTCCATTAGAAGTTACATTAATTCTAGACGATTATTTAAGAAAGAGAGGGATTAGGGATAAGACTAAGATAATTTATACATATCCAACTCAAGGTGTATTTGGTAGGCCTATAACGAACAAGTTTATGTTAAAGTTGTTTGAGGAAAGAGGCATAGAAGTTCATTCACCATTTAATGTTACCAAAGTAGATCCTAATGAGAAAATTATCGAATCACAAGAAGGTGGAAAAATTAAGTTTGATTTATTGTTAGGTGTTCCTCCAAACATGGGCGCTAAGGTTATTGAGGATTCTGGAATAGGAGATAGAAGGAGATGGGTTCCAACTGATAAATTCACGTTAAGAATGAAAGATCAAAGCAATGTATATGTAATGGGTGATGCAACAGATTTACCAGTGTCAAAGGCGGGATCTACGGCTGATTTTGAATCTTATATTGTTGCTCATAACATAGCTAATGATATTAAAGGAAATATGGGTATTAAGCATTATGGAGGAGATGTATTATGTTATATAGCTACTGGTACAGATACTGCAACATATATTAGATTTAGTTACACAATGAACGAGAATCCGCCACCACCTTCGTATGTACACTGGTGGGGTAAAATAGGATATAATAAATTATACTGGACCGTAACGGCTAAAGCTGTGGTGTGA
- a CDS encoding DsrE family protein: MAKVGIVLGTNELSKVLYAGMWAVISASMGDEVIVFATMDGVKAFLKENPDFKVTDEASKKVKESKEDVLSYYRKAKKTGKLKIYACSYASKLFGLEKGNYDDVVDDIVGITSFQMDLEGGQLLSVW; encoded by the coding sequence ATGGCTAAAGTAGGGATTGTTTTAGGTACTAATGAACTCTCAAAAGTCCTATATGCTGGAATGTGGGCTGTAATATCAGCATCTATGGGAGATGAAGTAATAGTTTTTGCTACCATGGATGGTGTTAAAGCTTTCCTTAAGGAAAACCCAGATTTTAAAGTTACTGATGAAGCCTCAAAAAAAGTAAAAGAAAGCAAGGAGGATGTTCTATCATATTATAGAAAGGCTAAGAAAACTGGGAAACTTAAAATATATGCATGCTCTTATGCATCTAAACTCTTCGGTTTAGAGAAAGGTAATTATGATGATGTAGTTGATGATATTGTAGGAATTACAAGCTTTCAAATGGATTTAGAGGGAGGCCAACTACTTTCAGTTTGGTGA
- a CDS encoding DUF1641 domain-containing protein, whose product MQELNLEKLVEKLDNKKIEELTEILDQLPTLNETLKTVSQLKESGALDALVNLSYSAKVVRDMLTDDAIENVADMLGGLMELSEIISENGNKFAEFVKHLDLMDELLHTLHQLKETGALNAAIDALYGLKTLRDMLNDEAISNLSDSLSGILEFSSVFLQNYDKISETIRHIGVVNDLILKVKELNDSGALSALTDSAYMLKTLRDMLNDEAISNLATSISGLLELSSAVYENYDHVMKVIKNMDVASEILDKIKELKSSGALDAVFDATYFLKTLKDMLNDEAVANITTTLSLTLDFLPRGIEFLNHAMNPVFYNMVSSLTSPEAQKLLSNPPKITLGGLVAAFRDEDIQRGFGIFLTILKILGKNYKINLS is encoded by the coding sequence ATGCAAGAGCTTAATTTAGAGAAACTAGTAGAAAAACTTGATAATAAAAAGATAGAAGAATTAACGGAAATATTAGATCAACTTCCAACATTAAATGAGACATTAAAAACTGTGTCACAACTTAAAGAGTCTGGTGCATTGGATGCTTTAGTTAACCTTTCATACTCAGCTAAAGTTGTGAGGGATATGTTAACTGATGATGCCATTGAAAATGTAGCTGATATGTTAGGAGGACTAATGGAATTATCTGAAATTATATCAGAGAATGGAAATAAATTTGCTGAATTTGTGAAACACTTAGACCTAATGGATGAGTTACTTCATACTCTTCATCAACTTAAAGAAACTGGAGCTTTAAATGCCGCAATTGATGCATTATATGGGCTAAAGACTTTGCGTGATATGTTGAATGATGAGGCAATAAGTAATTTATCTGATTCTCTATCTGGCATTTTAGAGTTTTCATCGGTATTCTTACAAAATTATGATAAAATTAGTGAGACTATAAGACATATAGGAGTTGTGAATGATCTTATACTAAAAGTTAAGGAATTGAACGATTCAGGGGCATTGAGTGCATTAACAGACTCTGCTTATATGTTAAAGACTTTGCGTGATATGTTGAATGATGAGGCAATAAGTAACCTAGCTACTTCAATATCTGGTTTACTTGAGTTATCTTCAGCTGTTTATGAAAATTATGATCATGTTATGAAAGTAATTAAGAATATGGATGTAGCTAGTGAAATTCTAGATAAAATAAAAGAATTAAAGTCTAGTGGTGCCTTAGATGCAGTATTTGATGCAACATATTTTCTAAAGACTTTAAAAGATATGTTAAATGATGAAGCTGTAGCAAATATAACAACAACACTATCACTTACACTAGATTTCTTACCTAGAGGTATCGAATTTCTCAATCACGCTATGAATCCAGTATTCTATAATATGGTGTCTTCTCTCACATCTCCAGAAGCTCAGAAGCTTTTATCCAATCCTCCAAAGATCACGTTAGGTGGATTAGTTGCTGCTTTTAGGGATGAAGATATCCAACGCGGTTTTGGTATTTTCTTAACAATTTTAAAAATTTTAGGGAAAAACTACAAAATAAATTTATCGTAG